The following are encoded together in the Naumannella cuiyingiana genome:
- a CDS encoding heavy metal-responsive transcriptional regulator, which produces MRIGELAERAGTTAKTLRFYEEQGLLPPAERTPSGYRDYAPETVARIDFVHRGQAAGLTLAQIRQILDIRDGGHAPCEHVRDLLDARLAEIEQQIAQLAALRDTIAGLRNDAAKPDLDSCSPDQVCRYL; this is translated from the coding sequence ATGCGCATCGGGGAACTCGCAGAGCGGGCGGGCACGACGGCGAAGACGCTGCGCTTCTACGAGGAGCAGGGACTGCTTCCCCCGGCCGAGCGGACGCCGTCCGGATACCGCGACTACGCGCCCGAGACGGTCGCCCGGATCGACTTCGTCCACCGCGGCCAGGCCGCGGGCCTCACCCTCGCCCAGATCCGCCAGATCCTCGACATCCGGGACGGCGGCCACGCGCCCTGCGAGCACGTGCGCGACCTCCTCGATGCACGCCTGGCCGAGATCGAGCAGCAGATCGCCCAGCTCGCGGCGCTCCGAGACACCATCGCCGGGCTCAGGAACGACGCCGCGAAGCCCGACCTCGACTCGTGCAGCCCGGACCAGGTCTGCCGGTATCTGTGA
- the arsB gene encoding ACR3 family arsenite efflux transporter — protein sequence MSNQAVTAASPATRRLSTLDRWLPAWIGLAMVAGLLLGRLVPGLSGLLSRMEVGGISVPIALGLLVMMYPVLAKVRYDRVAAVTGDRKLLVSSLVLNWLVGPAVMFALAWVLLPDLPEYRTGLIIVGLARCIAMVVIWNDLACGDREATAVLVAINSVFQVVMFSVLGWFYLTVLPGWLGLDTQGLDVSVGQIALNVLVFLGVPLVAGFASRWIGEKRRGRDWYEEKFLPVIGPWALYGLLFTIVLLFALQGKAITSNPLDVARIALPLLAYFAIMWLAGMLLGRGLGLGYARSTTLAFTAAGNNFELAIAVAIGTFGATSGQALAGVVGPLIEVPVLVGLVYVSLWGAKAWFRTDPYAESSAS from the coding sequence ATGTCTAATCAAGCAGTGACCGCTGCGTCCCCGGCGACCCGACGGCTCTCGACCTTGGATCGGTGGCTGCCCGCCTGGATTGGCCTGGCGATGGTCGCCGGCCTGCTGCTGGGCCGTCTTGTCCCGGGGCTGTCCGGGCTGCTGTCCCGGATGGAGGTCGGCGGGATCTCGGTGCCGATCGCGCTGGGGCTGCTGGTGATGATGTACCCGGTGCTCGCGAAGGTCCGCTACGACCGGGTCGCCGCCGTCACCGGCGACAGGAAGCTGCTGGTCTCCTCGCTGGTGCTGAACTGGCTCGTCGGCCCGGCGGTCATGTTCGCCCTCGCCTGGGTCTTGCTGCCGGATCTGCCCGAGTACAGGACCGGGCTGATCATCGTCGGCCTGGCCCGGTGCATCGCGATGGTCGTGATCTGGAACGACTTGGCCTGCGGGGATCGCGAGGCCACCGCGGTGCTGGTGGCGATCAACTCGGTTTTCCAGGTCGTGATGTTCTCCGTCCTGGGCTGGTTCTACCTCACTGTCCTGCCCGGCTGGCTGGGCCTGGACACGCAGGGGCTGGACGTGTCGGTGGGGCAGATCGCGCTCAACGTGCTGGTGTTCCTCGGCGTCCCGCTCGTCGCCGGGTTCGCGTCGCGGTGGATCGGCGAGAAGCGCCGCGGACGGGACTGGTACGAGGAGAAGTTCCTGCCGGTGATCGGGCCGTGGGCGCTCTACGGCCTGCTGTTCACGATCGTGCTGCTGTTCGCCCTGCAAGGGAAGGCGATCACCTCCAACCCGCTGGACGTCGCCCGGATCGCGCTGCCGTTGCTGGCCTACTTCGCGATCATGTGGCTGGCCGGGATGCTGCTCGGCCGCGGCCTCGGCCTGGGCTACGCCCGGTCGACCACGCTCGCGTTCACCGCGGCGGGCAACAACTTCGAGCTCGCCATCGCCGTCGCCATCGGCACGTTCGGTGCCACGTCCGGGCAGGCGCTGGCCGGCGTCGTTGGGCCCCTGATCGAGGTGCCGGTGCTCGTCGGCCTCGTCTACGTGTCCCTCTGGGGCGCAAAGGCCTGGTTCCGCACCGACCCCTACGCCGAATCGAGTGCATCATGA
- the cmtR gene encoding Cd(II)/Pb(II)-sensing metalloregulatory transcriptional regulator CmtR, producing MLTIASRLDVMNRLGRAMADPTRSRILMSLLGGPSHPAVLSRELDLTRSNVSNHLTCLRDCGIVVAEPHGRQTRYEIADPHLAAALTTLVDVTLAVDESAPCIDPHCSVPGCCAVTGSGDAS from the coding sequence ATGCTGACCATTGCTTCGCGCCTTGACGTCATGAACCGGCTCGGCCGGGCGATGGCGGACCCGACGCGCTCCCGGATCCTGATGTCCTTGCTCGGCGGCCCGAGCCACCCGGCCGTGCTGTCGCGCGAGCTCGACCTGACGCGCTCGAACGTGTCGAACCACCTGACCTGCCTGCGCGACTGCGGGATCGTGGTCGCCGAGCCGCACGGCCGGCAGACCCGCTACGAGATCGCCGACCCGCACCTGGCCGCGGCGCTGACGACGCTGGTGGACGTGACGCTGGCGGTGGACGAGAGCGCGCCGTGCATCGACCCGCACTGCTCGGTGCCGGGCTGCTGCGCCGTGACCGGCTCGGGGGACGCCTCGTGA
- the merA gene encoding mercury(II) reductase, whose translation MTTMYDLAIIGSGGGAFAAAIRATTLGKSVVMIERGTFGGTCVNTGCVPSKALIAAADARHSAADAADRFPGIETTAGPVDMPALIAGKQALVESLRGEKYADVADSYGWAVRRGDAAFAGTPDAPVLQVAGDDGSTETIEAGHYLVATGARPWAPPIDGLDETGYLTSTTAMELTEVPESLLVIGGGYVALEQAQLFARLGSEVTVLVRSRLASKEEPEVSRTLQEVFADEGIRVVRRALPTRVSRDAATGQAFVTADVAGGREEFRADQVLLALGRRPATDGLGLDAVGVETGDLGEVVVSDRMQSSHPRIWAAGDVTGHPEFVYVAAQHGTLVAENAFADADRAVDYARLPRVTFTGPAIGAVGMTEKDVVAAGIRCDCRVLPLHHVPRALVNRDSRGFVKIVVDADTGKILGITAVAKDAGELAAAGVHVLGKTVAEVADAWAPYLTMAEGIRIAARAFTTDPSLLSCCA comes from the coding sequence ATGACCACCATGTACGACCTCGCCATCATCGGATCGGGCGGCGGGGCGTTCGCCGCCGCGATCCGCGCGACCACGCTCGGCAAGTCGGTGGTGATGATCGAGCGCGGGACCTTCGGCGGCACCTGCGTGAACACCGGCTGCGTGCCGTCGAAGGCCCTCATCGCCGCGGCCGACGCACGGCACTCCGCGGCCGACGCCGCCGACCGGTTCCCGGGGATCGAAACGACGGCGGGGCCGGTGGACATGCCCGCCCTGATCGCCGGGAAGCAGGCGCTGGTCGAGTCGCTGCGGGGCGAGAAGTACGCCGACGTCGCCGACTCCTACGGGTGGGCCGTCCGCCGCGGCGACGCCGCGTTCGCCGGCACCCCCGACGCACCGGTCCTCCAGGTCGCCGGGGACGACGGGAGCACCGAGACGATCGAGGCCGGGCACTACCTGGTCGCGACCGGCGCTCGGCCGTGGGCCCCGCCGATCGACGGTCTGGACGAGACCGGGTACCTGACCTCGACCACGGCGATGGAGCTGACGGAGGTCCCTGAGTCGCTGCTGGTGATCGGCGGCGGCTACGTCGCCCTGGAGCAGGCGCAGCTGTTTGCCCGGCTCGGCTCCGAGGTCACCGTGCTGGTGCGGTCCCGGCTGGCGTCGAAGGAGGAGCCGGAGGTGTCCAGGACGCTGCAGGAGGTGTTCGCCGACGAGGGCATCCGGGTGGTCCGCCGTGCGCTGCCGACGCGGGTGTCGCGGGACGCCGCGACCGGGCAGGCCTTCGTCACCGCCGACGTCGCCGGCGGCCGGGAGGAGTTCCGCGCCGACCAAGTGCTCCTCGCCCTCGGGCGACGACCAGCCACCGACGGGCTCGGCCTCGACGCGGTCGGGGTCGAGACCGGGGACCTCGGCGAGGTGGTCGTCTCCGACCGGATGCAGTCCTCCCACCCGCGGATCTGGGCCGCGGGCGACGTGACCGGCCACCCCGAGTTCGTCTACGTCGCCGCCCAGCACGGCACCCTCGTCGCCGAGAACGCGTTCGCCGACGCCGACCGGGCCGTGGACTACGCCCGGCTGCCGAGGGTCACGTTCACCGGCCCTGCGATCGGCGCGGTCGGGATGACCGAGAAGGACGTCGTCGCCGCAGGGATCCGCTGCGACTGCCGCGTCCTGCCCCTGCATCATGTTCCCCGCGCACTGGTCAACCGCGACAGCCGCGGCTTCGTCAAGATCGTTGTGGACGCCGACACCGGGAAGATCCTCGGCATCACCGCCGTCGCCAAGGACGCCGGCGAGCTCGCCGCCGCAGGGGTCCACGTGCTCGGCAAGACCGTCGCCGAGGTCGCCGACGCCTGGGCCCCCTACCTGACCATGGCCGAGGGCATCCGGATCGCCGCCAGGGCCTTCACCACCGATCCGTCGCTCCTGTCGTGCTGCGCGTGA
- a CDS encoding signal peptidase II, whose amino-acid sequence MVVLVDQGTKAWAEATLSTQERIPLVGELLGLQLAYNPGAAFSFGEGSTWVFALVAVAAAVAAVVFAFRVRRLRWVVVIGAVGGAAASHAGDRLFRAPGFARGHVVDFLAYGDWFIGNVADIVIVVGAVTGAFLMLHDGSSPEDSPSSSARLSSEEAGERS is encoded by the coding sequence TTGGTCGTCCTGGTCGACCAAGGGACCAAGGCATGGGCTGAGGCCACCCTCTCGACGCAGGAGCGCATCCCGCTCGTCGGCGAGCTGCTGGGACTCCAGCTGGCGTACAACCCCGGTGCGGCGTTCTCCTTCGGCGAGGGCTCGACCTGGGTGTTCGCGCTGGTCGCTGTCGCGGCCGCGGTCGCCGCGGTCGTCTTCGCGTTCCGTGTCCGGCGTCTTCGGTGGGTGGTCGTGATCGGTGCCGTCGGCGGTGCGGCGGCCTCGCACGCCGGGGACCGGCTCTTCCGCGCCCCCGGCTTCGCCCGCGGCCACGTCGTGGACTTCCTGGCCTACGGCGACTGGTTCATCGGGAACGTCGCCGACATCGTCATCGTCGTGGGCGCGGTCACCGGGGCGTTCCTGATGCTCCACGACGGCTCATCGCCAGAAGACTCCCCGAGTTCTTCGGCACGGCTCAGTTCCGAAGAGGCTGGCGAGCGGAGCTGA
- the merB gene encoding organomercurial lyase MerB yields MTDRTTDLAGGLADRLVRTEESGLDAGLLVPLLRLLVEGHPLAVEDLADAAGRSEDDVRAGLALVPDTEYDEQDRIVGQGLTLRPTVHRFAVDGNDLYTWCALDTLAFPALLARPARIESTSPTSGQTVRVTVDPAAGVTRVEPATAVVSLIDPERFASIRSSFCNQVHYFASPEDAEEWLAEHPDGQVVTVAEAHWLGSALASAFLDGPERATGGRNVHPCC; encoded by the coding sequence ATGACCGACCGCACCACCGACCTGGCAGGAGGCCTGGCCGACCGGCTCGTCCGCACCGAGGAGTCCGGGCTCGACGCCGGCCTGCTCGTGCCGCTGCTGAGGCTGCTCGTCGAAGGGCATCCACTCGCGGTGGAGGACCTCGCCGACGCGGCCGGCCGCAGCGAGGACGACGTGCGCGCAGGCCTGGCGCTCGTCCCCGACACCGAGTACGACGAACAGGACCGGATCGTCGGCCAGGGCCTCACCCTGCGCCCCACCGTCCACCGGTTCGCCGTCGACGGGAACGACCTGTACACCTGGTGCGCCCTGGACACCCTGGCCTTCCCAGCCCTGCTCGCACGCCCGGCGCGCATCGAGTCGACCTCGCCGACCAGCGGCCAGACCGTCCGGGTGACTGTCGACCCCGCCGCAGGCGTCACCCGCGTCGAGCCCGCCACCGCCGTGGTGTCCCTCATCGACCCCGAGCGCTTCGCCTCGATCCGCTCCTCCTTCTGCAACCAGGTGCACTACTTCGCCTCGCCCGAGGACGCCGAGGAATGGCTCGCCGAGCACCCCGACGGCCAGGTCGTCACCGTCGCAGAAGCCCACTGGCTCGGCTCCGCACTCGCCTCCGCTTTCCTGGACGGCCCCGAAAGGGCCACCGGCGGACGCAACGTCCACCCATGCTGTTGA
- a CDS encoding heavy metal translocating P-type ATPase — protein MSAACGCDEPTTSPSEEAEETERSWWRDPGLVVPILSGVAFGTGLVLEWSGMHIAALAAFWAGLLLGAYTFVPGALRNLFVRRKLGIALLMTISAVGAVILGYVEEAAALAFLYSIAEALEDKAMDRARGGLRALLNLVPETATVLRDSASVEIPAKEIAVGDVLLVRPGERVATDGLVRAGRSSLDTSAITGESIPVEVAPDDAVSAGAINTAGVLEVEATAAGTDNSLTTIVELVEQAQAEKGERARIADRIARPLVPGVMVLAVLVGVLGSLLGDPETWITRALVVLVAASPCALAIAVPVTVVSAIGAATKFGVVIKSGAAFERLGGIRHLAVDKTGTLTRNRPEVTAVVAADGFDDAQVLAWAAAVEQHSTHPLAAAIATAGQGAPAAQDVAEEAGHGIGGLVDGRRVTVGSPRWIDAGPLKARVEELEAEGQTCVLVAVDGRLAGAIGVRDELRPEVPDVVHTLRAQGVEVSMLTGDNARTAHALAQLAGIGDVHAELRPEDKARIVAQLSEASPTAMIGDGINDAPALAGATVGIAMGATGSDAAIESADVAFTGHDLGLIPQALRHARRGRAIMNQNIVLSLAIITVLLPLAITGVLGLAAVVLVHEVAEVVVIANGLRAARARKPQAAG, from the coding sequence GTGAGCGCCGCCTGCGGCTGCGACGAGCCGACCACCAGCCCATCCGAGGAGGCCGAGGAGACCGAGCGCTCGTGGTGGCGCGACCCGGGACTGGTGGTGCCGATCCTCTCCGGCGTCGCGTTCGGCACCGGCCTGGTGCTGGAGTGGTCGGGGATGCACATCGCGGCACTGGCCGCGTTCTGGGCGGGTCTGCTGCTGGGCGCGTACACGTTCGTGCCCGGCGCTCTGCGGAACCTGTTCGTCAGGCGGAAGCTGGGGATCGCGCTGCTGATGACGATCAGCGCCGTCGGCGCGGTGATCCTCGGCTACGTGGAGGAGGCCGCCGCGCTGGCGTTCCTCTACTCGATCGCCGAGGCCCTGGAGGACAAGGCGATGGACCGCGCCCGCGGCGGCCTGCGCGCGCTGCTGAACCTCGTGCCGGAGACCGCGACCGTGCTGCGCGACAGCGCCTCGGTCGAGATCCCGGCGAAGGAGATCGCCGTCGGCGACGTGCTGCTGGTCCGCCCCGGCGAGCGGGTCGCGACCGACGGGCTGGTCCGCGCGGGCCGCTCCAGCCTGGACACCTCGGCGATCACTGGCGAGTCGATCCCGGTCGAGGTCGCCCCCGATGACGCGGTCTCCGCCGGCGCGATCAACACCGCCGGTGTGCTGGAGGTCGAGGCGACCGCGGCGGGCACCGACAACTCGCTGACCACCATCGTGGAGCTGGTCGAGCAGGCCCAGGCCGAGAAGGGCGAGCGTGCGCGGATCGCCGACCGGATCGCCCGCCCGCTGGTGCCCGGGGTGATGGTCCTCGCCGTCCTGGTTGGCGTGCTCGGATCGCTGCTCGGCGACCCCGAGACCTGGATCACCCGCGCCCTGGTCGTCCTCGTCGCCGCCAGCCCGTGCGCGCTGGCGATCGCGGTGCCCGTCACCGTGGTCTCCGCGATCGGGGCGGCGACGAAGTTCGGCGTCGTCATCAAGAGCGGGGCAGCCTTCGAGCGCCTCGGTGGCATCCGCCACCTCGCCGTGGACAAGACCGGCACCCTGACCCGCAACCGGCCCGAGGTCACCGCCGTCGTCGCCGCCGACGGCTTCGACGACGCCCAGGTGCTGGCCTGGGCCGCGGCCGTGGAGCAGCACTCGACGCACCCTCTCGCCGCCGCCATCGCCACCGCGGGCCAGGGAGCCCCCGCCGCGCAGGACGTCGCCGAGGAGGCCGGGCACGGCATCGGCGGCCTGGTGGACGGCCGCCGGGTGACGGTGGGCAGCCCCCGCTGGATCGACGCGGGGCCGCTCAAGGCCCGGGTCGAGGAGCTGGAGGCCGAGGGCCAGACCTGCGTGCTCGTGGCCGTCGACGGCCGGCTGGCCGGGGCGATCGGCGTCCGCGACGAGCTGCGCCCCGAGGTCCCCGACGTCGTGCACACGCTGCGGGCCCAGGGCGTCGAGGTGAGCATGCTCACCGGCGACAACGCCCGCACCGCGCACGCGCTAGCGCAGCTCGCCGGGATCGGCGACGTGCACGCCGAGCTCCGGCCCGAGGACAAGGCCCGCATCGTCGCCCAGCTCTCCGAGGCCTCGCCCACGGCGATGATCGGCGACGGCATCAACGACGCCCCCGCCCTGGCCGGGGCGACCGTCGGCATCGCGATGGGCGCGACCGGCTCCGACGCCGCGATCGAGTCTGCCGACGTCGCCTTCACCGGCCACGACCTCGGCCTCATCCCGCAGGCGCTGCGCCACGCCCGCCGCGGCCGGGCGATCATGAACCAGAACATCGTGCTGTCCCTGGCGATCATCACCGTGCTGCTGCCGCTGGCCATCACCGGCGTGCTGGGCCTGGCCGCGGTCGTCCTCGTCCACGAGGTCGCCGAGGTCGTCGTCATCGCTAACGGGCTGCGCGCCGCGCGTGCCCGCAAGCCTCAGGCAGCGGGCTGA
- a CDS encoding permease — translation MDVLSAVVDALAMAGSMGWQILWPLVLGFMLSGVIQAVVRKERVTQLMADDSPRSIAVSALFGAASSSCSYAAVALARALFRKGADFAAAMAFEIASTNLVLELGLVLWFVMGWQFTAAEFVGGPIMIVLVALGFRLWMRGRIVEAARRQAEQGLAGSMEGHAAMDMSVQGDAGFWARLLSRDGVTAVSRYFVMDWAAVLRDIVLGLLIAGAFAAWVPKAWLQAVFFTEDPVASFVLGPLIGPLLAVVSFVCSVGNVPLAAVLWNGGISFGGVVSFLFADLIIIPIILIYKKYYGWKATSRICLVFYAAMVVAGYLVELIFGPLGMVPHDRNLAVAETGISWNYTTWLNIAFLALAAALLTVFLRTGSTGMLRMMGGSPEPAERGHH, via the coding sequence ATGGACGTCCTGAGCGCAGTCGTCGACGCGCTGGCGATGGCCGGCTCGATGGGCTGGCAGATCCTCTGGCCCCTCGTGCTCGGTTTCATGCTGTCCGGCGTCATCCAGGCGGTGGTGCGCAAGGAGCGCGTCACGCAGCTGATGGCCGACGACTCGCCGAGATCGATCGCGGTCTCCGCGCTGTTCGGCGCGGCGTCCTCGTCCTGCTCCTACGCCGCGGTCGCGCTGGCCCGGGCGCTGTTTCGCAAGGGCGCGGACTTCGCGGCGGCGATGGCCTTCGAGATCGCCTCGACCAACCTGGTGCTCGAGCTCGGGCTGGTCCTGTGGTTCGTGATGGGCTGGCAGTTCACCGCCGCGGAGTTCGTCGGCGGCCCGATCATGATCGTGCTGGTCGCGCTCGGATTCAGGCTCTGGATGCGCGGCCGGATCGTCGAGGCGGCGCGGCGGCAGGCCGAGCAGGGGCTCGCCGGGTCGATGGAGGGCCACGCCGCCATGGACATGTCCGTCCAGGGCGACGCCGGATTCTGGGCCCGGCTGCTCTCCCGGGACGGCGTGACCGCGGTCTCGCGCTACTTCGTGATGGACTGGGCGGCCGTGCTCCGCGACATCGTGCTGGGCCTGCTGATCGCCGGCGCGTTCGCCGCATGGGTGCCCAAGGCCTGGCTGCAGGCAGTGTTCTTCACCGAAGACCCGGTCGCCTCGTTCGTGCTGGGCCCGCTGATCGGGCCACTGCTGGCCGTGGTCAGCTTCGTCTGCTCGGTCGGGAACGTGCCGCTGGCGGCGGTGCTGTGGAACGGCGGGATCAGCTTCGGCGGCGTGGTCAGCTTCCTGTTCGCCGACCTGATCATCATCCCGATCATCCTCATCTACAAGAAGTACTACGGCTGGAAGGCCACGTCCCGGATCTGCCTGGTCTTCTACGCCGCGATGGTCGTCGCCGGATACCTCGTCGAATTGATCTTCGGCCCGCTCGGCATGGTCCCGCACGACCGGAACCTGGCAGTCGCCGAGACCGGCATCAGCTGGAACTACACCACCTGGCTGAACATCGCCTTCCTGGCACTCGCCGCCGCCCTGCTGACCGTGTTCCTCCGCACCGGCAGTACCGGCATGCTCCGCATGATGGGCGGCTCCCCGGAGCCGGCAGAGCGCGGACACCACTGA
- a CDS encoding M23 family metallopeptidase produces the protein MSPDGRQRRSLGQLRTRVGELRAGTAARAGRALDHIGRDRRSWIRHGIAAAAIAGLGLAGAGAVAMTGVAHEANPAVTGISSTAGAPDDAGSTGHRADTSGRSRAGLREATRSGQRSDTQGSGSSEEQSTGQPLDGTVDMAARRAAQKNSKVVDTGQEDTRAEEAARQRSEALKSDAEKSRKLSGTLSKEQRQQQMRAAQEADAGKGNASSGSTAVGRTDSASSDNGSDSGTADLGSSDTAGGTSSGGGALPIAKGSYNIVATFGQVGSWSRYHTGVDFAAPIGTPIRATADGVVTNGGTGPASGWAGIYVSIKFPDGKQMLMAHMASAAVRTGQRVAAGQVIGRVGMTGRTFGPHTHLELYPAGVTPGDVYRTVNPLPWFTAKGLKP, from the coding sequence ATGAGTCCCGACGGTCGCCAGCGGCGAAGCCTCGGTCAGCTGCGAACCCGCGTCGGCGAGTTGCGCGCGGGCACCGCAGCAAGAGCTGGCCGAGCCCTGGATCACATCGGACGGGACAGACGCAGCTGGATCCGCCACGGCATTGCCGCGGCCGCCATCGCAGGACTCGGCCTTGCCGGCGCTGGCGCGGTCGCCATGACCGGCGTTGCCCATGAGGCGAACCCTGCGGTCACCGGAATCTCCAGTACGGCTGGCGCGCCCGATGACGCGGGCTCCACCGGGCACCGGGCCGACACCTCTGGCCGGTCGCGCGCGGGCCTTCGGGAGGCAACACGCAGTGGTCAGCGCAGCGATACCCAAGGCAGCGGCAGTAGCGAGGAGCAGAGCACGGGCCAGCCTCTCGACGGCACCGTCGACATGGCGGCGCGCCGGGCAGCCCAGAAGAACAGCAAGGTTGTCGACACCGGCCAGGAGGACACGCGGGCGGAGGAGGCTGCCCGGCAACGATCAGAGGCGTTGAAATCCGACGCCGAGAAGAGCCGCAAACTATCGGGAACGCTCAGCAAGGAGCAGCGTCAACAGCAGATGCGAGCGGCCCAAGAAGCTGACGCGGGCAAGGGCAATGCATCCTCCGGTAGCACGGCGGTCGGCCGGACCGACTCGGCATCGAGCGACAACGGCTCCGACAGCGGTACTGCCGATCTCGGCAGTTCAGACACTGCAGGCGGCACGAGCAGCGGGGGCGGGGCATTGCCGATCGCCAAGGGAAGTTACAACATCGTCGCCACGTTCGGGCAGGTCGGATCCTGGTCGCGCTATCACACTGGCGTGGACTTCGCTGCCCCGATCGGGACACCGATCAGAGCGACAGCCGATGGGGTCGTCACCAACGGCGGTACCGGTCCGGCCAGCGGTTGGGCGGGCATCTACGTCAGCATCAAGTTCCCCGACGGGAAGCAGATGCTGATGGCGCACATGGCGTCGGCCGCGGTCCGCACCGGGCAGCGGGTTGCCGCCGGTCAGGTCATCGGCCGGGTGGGCATGACCGGCCGGACGTTCGGCCCGCACACACACCTGGAGCTGTACCCCGCTGGCGTCACTCCCGGCGATGTCTACCGGACGGTGAATCCACTGCCTTGGTTCACTGCGAAAGGCTTGAAGCCGTAG